One window of the Salvia splendens isolate huo1 chromosome 1, SspV2, whole genome shotgun sequence genome contains the following:
- the LOC121803992 gene encoding membrane protein PM19L-like, translating into MASGAGKSAAFILQVLNVFLYFLVLSIASWAVNHGIERSHEMASVLSPPARIFPIYYPIGNLVTGFVVIFSLIAGVVGFTTSILGINNVLKWNAPNLHAAAASSLISLLLTLLAMGFACKEIDIGWTGSNLVSTKPIS; encoded by the exons ATGGCTTCTGGAGCAGGAAAATCAGCAGCATTCATCCTCCAAGTACTCAACGTCTTCCTCTACTTCCTCGTCCTCTCCATTGCATCATGGGCGGTCAACCATGGGATCGAGAGATCCCATGAGATGG CATCTGTGTTGTCTCCTCCAGCTAGGATATTTCCAATATACTATCCAATTGGGAATTTGGTTACTGGATTTGTGGTGATTTTCTCTCTCATAGCTGGGGTTGTGGGATTCACAACCTCCATTCTTGGAATCAACAATGTCTTGAAATGGAATGCTCCAAATCTACATGCAGCTGCTGCTTCCTCTCTTATTTCTTTGCTCCTTACTTTGCTAGCAATGGG GTTTGCATGCAAAGAGATTGATATAGGCTGGACAGGGTCAAACCTAGTAAGTACAAAACCCATTTCATGA